In the Streptomyces coeruleoprunus genome, CCGCCCCGGTGAACGCCCGCCTCATCGCCCTGGTCCGGGAGGCTGAGGCGGCGGGCGCGGGCCGGGCCCGCCGCTGGACGGGCCCGGAGCTGTACGCGGAGCTCACGCGGCCGGCGTGAGCGACGGGCGGATCCGTTCCGTGCGGACCGCTCGCAGGCCGCTCATGAAGGCCATGACGGCGTCGGCTCACCAGACGGCGTCGCCCCGCAGGACCGCGTCGGCGCCCCCGTCGACGTACACGATCTGGCCCGTGACATGGGTGTTCTCCGGGCCGGTGAGCCAGTCGACGAGTGGGGCGACCTGGTCCGCCGCGGCATGGCCGTGCAGCGGCATCGGCACGCTCGTGTCGACGACGGCGCGCAGGGCGGGATCGTCGAGCAGGGGTCGGATCATGGGGGTCAGGACGGTTCCGGGGGCGATCGCGTTGAGCGGGATGCCGGCACCGGCCCACTCGGCGCCCACGGCGGTGCGCCGCACCCAGCGGGACACGGCCTGCTTCGACGAGCTGTAGACGAGGTGGCCCTCGCCCCGGTCGACGGCGGCCCGCGCGGCGGCCACCGCGGCTGCTTCGTCGCCCAGGAGGACGGCCTCGACGATGGCGGGGTCGGTGGCGTGGACGCCCGCCACGGACGAGACGACGACGGCCCGCCCTCGCGTACCGGCCGCCAGCAGGGGGCGCAGGTTCTCCAGGGTCGCGAAGGCTCCGAAGCAGTTGACGCGGACGGTGACGGGGTCGAGGGCCAGGGCTCCGGCGCACGCCACGACGGCGTCGAGTCGTCCACCGCTCAGCTCCGCCGCCCGTTCGGCGAGTTCGGTACGTCCCTCAGCGGTGGCGAGGTCCGCGGAGATGTCCGCGTCCCGGAGGTCGGCGCCGATGACGGTGTGGCCGTGGGAGCGGAGCCGCCGGGTCGTGGCCAGGCCTATGCCTGACGCCGCTCCGGTCACGAGATAGGTACGGGACATGGGCTGTTCCTCCTGCGGGCTCCGCATCGAGTATTTTCGTACGCCGTACGAGAATACTCGACGGGTCATCGCTCGTAGGTGCCCATCAGGGTTCCCGCGGCCAGCTCCTTGCCTTCCACGGCTCGGTGGACGTCGTCGGCGGACGGTCGTCCGGACAGGGCGAGGGGCTCGGACAGGGCCCACAGGCGGAAGAAGTAGCGGTGCGTGCCGTGGCCGGGTGGCGGCATGGGGCCCGACCAGCCCGTGCGCCCGAAGCCGTTCGGCCACTCCTTGCCGCCCTCCGGTGTCCGTCCCTCCTCCACACCGGTGGTGCGGGGCGAGACGCCGGTGACGAGCCAGTGGAGGAACGTCTGACCGGGGGCGTCCGGGTCCTCGCAGAGGAGGACCAGCTCCGCCGTCCCGTCGGGCACACCCGACCAGGTCAGGGGCGGCGACACGTCGTCGCCCTCGCCGGTGTGGCGCACCGGGACGGTGTCCTGGTCGCCGAAGGCCTGGCTGCTCAGTTCGATTGCCGTCATGGGCGCGGCTGTACCCGGCGCGCGGCCGTCGGCACACCGGGACGGGCGGTCCGGCACCCG is a window encoding:
- a CDS encoding SDR family oxidoreductase translates to MSRTYLVTGAASGIGLATTRRLRSHGHTVIGADLRDADISADLATAEGRTELAERAAELSGGRLDAVVACAGALALDPVTVRVNCFGAFATLENLRPLLAAGTRGRAVVVSSVAGVHATDPAIVEAVLLGDEAAAVAAARAAVDRGEGHLVYSSSKQAVSRWVRRTAVGAEWAGAGIPLNAIAPGTVLTPMIRPLLDDPALRAVVDTSVPMPLHGHAAADQVAPLVDWLTGPENTHVTGQIVYVDGGADAVLRGDAVW
- a CDS encoding YbhB/YbcL family Raf kinase inhibitor-like protein, translated to MTAIELSSQAFGDQDTVPVRHTGEGDDVSPPLTWSGVPDGTAELVLLCEDPDAPGQTFLHWLVTGVSPRTTGVEEGRTPEGGKEWPNGFGRTGWSGPMPPPGHGTHRYFFRLWALSEPLALSGRPSADDVHRAVEGKELAAGTLMGTYER